A single genomic interval of Burkholderia sp. HI2500 harbors:
- a CDS encoding sigma-54 interaction domain-containing protein — MMNDWARLPVNYGDVLRRAAESLFRTFEDSSAGTVVVDRDARVVWMNERYAARFGFADPQQAVGLDCEAVIPNSLMREVVSTGQPILLDIMETGREPLVVTRLPLKNEAGETVGAIGFALFDQLKTLTPIFSRYAQLQQQLIATQRSLAQARRAKYTFASFVGTSAASLETKRQARRAAQVDSPVLLLGETGTGKELLAHAIHAASARALQPLVTVNVAAIPDTLLETEFFGAAPGAYTGADRKGRIGKFELADRGTLFLDEIGDMPLPLQGKLLRVLQDKEFEPVGSNRIVRADVRIIAATSADLPALVAAGRFRADLYYRLNVLTIHAPPLRERASDIAALVYATLEELAAQHGRAAHCELTDDALRMLCAYPWPGNVRELRNTLERALMLSDRSVIDARALAPFLGPVRVSTDGAAPAQPLAVAQVERRAGEQPAAPAASYAAALAAWERQFLTDALAACDGKVVEAAARIGIGRATLYKKLAALGIDR; from the coding sequence ATGATGAATGACTGGGCCCGCCTGCCCGTCAACTACGGCGACGTGCTGCGGCGCGCCGCCGAGTCGCTGTTCCGGACCTTCGAGGATTCGAGCGCGGGCACGGTGGTCGTCGACCGCGATGCGCGTGTGGTGTGGATGAACGAGCGGTACGCGGCGCGCTTCGGTTTCGCCGATCCGCAGCAGGCCGTCGGCCTCGACTGCGAGGCCGTGATCCCGAACAGCCTGATGCGCGAGGTCGTGTCGACCGGGCAGCCGATCCTGCTCGACATCATGGAGACGGGCCGCGAGCCGCTCGTCGTCACGCGCCTGCCGCTGAAGAACGAGGCCGGCGAGACGGTCGGCGCGATCGGCTTCGCGCTGTTCGACCAGTTGAAGACGCTCACGCCGATCTTTTCCCGCTACGCACAGCTGCAGCAGCAGCTGATCGCGACGCAGCGTTCGCTCGCGCAGGCGCGCCGCGCGAAATACACGTTCGCGAGCTTCGTCGGCACGAGCGCCGCGAGCCTCGAAACCAAGCGCCAGGCGCGCCGCGCCGCGCAGGTCGATTCGCCGGTGCTGCTGCTCGGCGAGACGGGCACCGGCAAGGAACTGCTTGCGCATGCGATTCACGCGGCGTCGGCGCGCGCGCTCCAGCCGCTCGTGACCGTCAACGTCGCTGCGATTCCCGACACGCTGCTCGAAACCGAGTTCTTCGGCGCGGCGCCCGGCGCATACACGGGCGCCGATCGCAAGGGGCGCATCGGCAAGTTCGAGCTGGCCGATCGCGGCACGCTGTTTCTCGACGAGATCGGCGACATGCCGCTGCCGCTGCAGGGCAAGCTGTTGCGCGTGCTGCAGGACAAGGAATTCGAGCCGGTCGGCTCGAACCGGATCGTGCGCGCCGACGTCCGGATCATCGCGGCGACGAGCGCCGACTTGCCGGCGCTGGTCGCGGCCGGGCGTTTTCGCGCGGATCTCTATTACCGGCTGAACGTGCTGACGATCCACGCGCCGCCGCTGCGCGAGCGCGCGTCCGACATCGCGGCGCTCGTCTACGCGACGCTCGAGGAGCTGGCCGCGCAGCACGGGCGCGCCGCCCATTGCGAGCTGACCGACGATGCGCTGCGGATGCTGTGCGCGTATCCGTGGCCGGGCAACGTGCGCGAGTTGCGCAACACGCTCGAACGCGCGTTGATGCTGTCGGACCGATCGGTGATCGATGCGCGCGCGCTCGCGCCGTTCCTTGGGCCGGTGCGCGTCTCGACGGACGGGGCCGCACCCGCGCAGCCGCTGGCCGTGGCACAGGTCGAACGGCGCGCGGGCGAGCAGCCTGCTGCGCCGGCCGCTTCGT